In a genomic window of Styela clava chromosome 11, kaStyClav1.hap1.2, whole genome shotgun sequence:
- the LOC120347085 gene encoding leucine-rich repeat transmembrane protein FLRT3-like, protein MATTLQVSVAFVVVVLVTCFLDNAVSSSTVCPPRCRCDSSRKTVYCMNKKLSKLPLGIPLDTKRLLLQNNQLLNDPDLDNILSSLSSLEKLELSNNSLTSFPRNLPRSLTWISMKDNDIKYIGSQSLEGLNMLKILYLDNNSITNQGLSPSAFTGASNLHTISLKWNRLTSVPQGLPAGIRYAHFGHNLINTVPKNAVQHLGRVMSLDLNNNLLNSTSFENDALSSLIELQYLDLSHNRLTFLPAGLPGNLTQLFASHNLVKSINAPPLGQERSMSLASLTFLEHLDLSFNRLQSVEPGSFSSLISLKTVILHDNPWQCDCHLKYLKTWLTETPALMTMDSNTICFTPNAFQGVTLRSLDHESLTCSSKQVPKYNISISPKAFTLSWLISDTSNPDYVEYNAFCGEPKCENCSQQEIIDIAERQEYTYVSSIVKSYDLFPTDYKDIDRGIARVDITNRKPGRLYIICLLGSYKDISELTISDCDFVKTTEEKSTTASPIQENEVFIPIWLAVLIAILAILITAAIVLVIYCQRLNAKKYKWKHGRRETAQMTYDPFRQIYAMPRSDSRNDRMYDSAIVGGVNISNFREGYLSSTQDAGKEFDVTLMVNASSNHNLLHIPSPETCESYCSDCHDDTISTTHTRTNTTNGSLRSHDEQAAPSNHHHHARHHQPPRYERQTPTSNGYESVRTYEAV, encoded by the coding sequence ATGGCCACTACGTTACAAGTGTCTGTGGCTTTTGTCGTCGTTGTTTTAGTAACCTGTTTCTTGGATAATGCCGTTTCCAGTTCAACTGTGTGCCCGCCGAGATGCCGGTGCGATTCATCAAGAAAAACAGTCTATTGTATGAATAAGAAATTATCAAAACTTCCCCTCGGAATACCGTTAGACACAAAGAGACTTTTACTGCAAAATAATCAGTTATTAAACGATCCAGATTTGGATAATATTTTGAGTTCTCTGTCGTCGCTAGAAAAGTTGGAATTGTCAAACAACAGCTTGACGTCATTCCCCAGAAATCTACCAAGGTCGTTGACATGGATATCAATGAAAGACAACGATATCAAGTACATTGGAAGTCAATCATTAGAAGGTTTAAACATGTTGAAAATTCTGTATTTGGATAATAATTCAATAACAAACCAAGGCTTATCTCCGTCCGCTTTTACTGGAGCAAGTAATTTGCATACGATAAGCTTAAAATGGAACAGGCTAACATCCGTTCCGCAGGGACTTCCGGCTGGAATTCGCTATGCACATTTTGGACATAACCTAATTAACACTGTGCCGAAAAATGCAGTTCAACATCTCGGCCGCGTTATGAGCTTggatttgaataataatttgctTAATTCAACATCATTTGAAAATGACGCTCTGAGTTCTCTCATTGAGTTGCAATATCTTGACTTGAGCCACAACCGTTTAACTTTCTTACCAGCGGGGTTGCCAGGAAATTTGACCCAGTTGTTTGCTTCGCACAACCTTGTGAAGTCAATTAATGCTCCACCACTCGGTCAAGAAAGATCCATGTCGTTAGCTAGTTTAACATTTTTGGAACATCTAGACTTATCATTCAACCGACTACAGAGCGTCGAACCGGGTTCGTTTTCAAGCTTAATTTCTCTGAAAACTGTAATTTTGCACGACAATCCATGGCAGTGTGATTGCCACCTCAAGTATCTTAAAACTTGGCTAACGGAGACCCCAGCTCTCATGACAATGGATAGCAACACAATATGCTTCACACCAAACGCCTTCCAAGGGGTCACATTGCGGAGTTTAGACCATGAGAGTTTGACATGCTCATCAAAGCAAGTGCCGAAATACAATATATCAATCTCTCCGAAAGCTTTCACGCTCTCGTGGTTGATATCAGACACCAGTAATCCCGACTATGTCGAATACAACGCGTTTTGTGGAGAACCGAAATGTGAAAATTGTTCACAGCAGGAAATTATTGACATCGCCGAACGGCAGGAATACACTTACGTATCGTCCATTGTCAAATCTTACGATCTATTCCCAACAGATTACAAGGACATTGACAGAGGAATAGCTAGAGTCGATATCACAAACAGAAAACCTGGGCGCCTCTACATAATATGCCTTCTTGGGTCATACAAAGACATTTCAGAATTGACGATAAGCGATTGTGATTTCGTCAAAACCACGGAAGAGAAATCAACCACCGCATCCCCTATTCAAGAGAACGAGGTTTTCATTCCAATTTGGCTTGCTGTTTTGATAGCAATTCTCGCCATTTTGATTACAGCAGCCATTGTATTGGTGATATATTGTCAGAGATTAAACGCAAAAAAGTACAAATGGAAACATGGTCGCAGAGAAACAGCACAAATGACCTATGATCCGTTCCGGCAAATTTACGCTATGCCTCGTTCCGATTCGCGAAACGATAGGATGTACGACTCAGCGATTGTTGGAGGCGTGAATATATCAAACTTCCGCGAAGGCTACCTGTCATCAACACAAGATGCGGGAAAAGAGTTTGACGTGACTTTGATGGTAAACGCGAGCTCGAACCACAATTTGTTACATATACCTTCGCCGGAAACGTGTGAAAGTTATTGTAGCGACTGTCATGACGACACCATATCAACAACTCATACGAGAACAAATACGACAAACGGCTCTTTGCGAAGTCACGACGAACAAGCAGCGCCGTCAAATCACCACCACCACGCAAGGCATCACCAACCACCTCGATATGAAAGACAAACACCGACTTCAAACGGTTACGAATCCGTGAGGACATACGAAGCAGTATGA